One Micropterus dolomieu isolate WLL.071019.BEF.003 ecotype Adirondacks linkage group LG23, ASM2129224v1, whole genome shotgun sequence DNA window includes the following coding sequences:
- the LOC123963351 gene encoding GTPase IMAP family member 8-like: MNPNPDPDLTIILLGKAGVGKSASGNTILGRPVFESQLSYKSATKQIREERGEVFGKQISVVDTPGILNTEEELKQFCQQLLQSSRRCLFLVVIRVGRFTEEDQKAVKAAMGVLGPRGMKATYLLFTGGDALKDIKTLEEFIFEDDEGTLPDLGKMFAGAYHLFNNEIDDKDQVRKLLLKSGRLRTQIRPDPPADASRDRRIVLLGLPGGGKTSSGNTILGSDLFESAGGFDPVSTETVSGSATVGGCKVTVVNTPGFTDILLSNKQLYLEVMKSIVEASPGPHAFIIVVRLGRITAADVKLFELLPKLFDRNALQYSMVLFTHEDQLGSRSIDQEIQSNIDVKNLVSMCGGRYCVFNNKASRSREQVRKFLNTVDEMVTANGGQHYTNDMFRMAETFFKEQRNLSGETAGETGLSGKPVPSGETGPSGSREGRNVWERFKLYLPHNEKVPILSAAGAAEAAGAVGAAVAAGAAGLAQAAGPAVAAGASRVAEAAGAAGAVGAAVASGAAGLAQAAGPAVAAGASRVAEAAGAAGAVGAAVAAGAAGLAQAAGPAVAAGASRVAEAAGAAGAVGAAVASGAAGLAQAAGPAVAAGASRVAEAAGAAVAVGAAGLAQVAGPAVAAGASRVVEAAEAAGAVGVAVAAGAAGLAQAAGPAVAAGASRVAQAAVPAVAAGASRVAEATGAAVAARAKGLAQAAGAAVPAVAARASQVAQAAVPAFAARASRVAEAIGPAVAAVAARAKGLVQAAGAAVSGATIAAVAAVAAWVGRAVGSGESKRAAQAAGAAGSGESK; the protein is encoded by the exons ATGAACCCAAATCCAGATCCAGATCTCACCATCATCCTGCTTGGAAAAGCAGGAGTTGGTAAAAGTGCTTCAGGAAACACCATTCTTGGAAGACCAGTGTTTGAGTCGCAGCTGTCCTATAAATCAGCTACAAAACAAATTCgtgaagaaagaggagaagtgTTTGGGAAACAGATCTCAGTGGTTGACACTCCGGGAATATtaaacacagaggaggagcttAAACAGTTCTGCCAGCAGCTCCTGCAGTCCTCCAGACGTTGTCTGTTCCTGGTGGTGATCAGAGTTGGACGGTTCACAGAGGAGGACCAGAAGGCTGTGAAGGCAGCTATGGGAGTCCTTGGGCCTCGGGGGATGAAAGCTACTTACCTGCTGTTCACTGGAGGTGATGCTTTAAAGGACATCAAGACACTGGAGGAGTTTATCTTTGAAGATGATGAAGGTACACTTCCAGATCTTGGTAAAATGTTTGCGGGGGCGTATCACCTCTTCAACAATGAGATTGATGATAAAGACCAAGTCAGAAAGCTGCTTCTGAAGTCAGGCCGCCTCAGGACCCAGATCCGACCTGATCCCCCAG CTGATGCTTCTAGAGACAGGAGGATCGTGCTGCTCGGTCTACCTGGAGGAGGGAAGACTTCATCAGGAAACACCATCCTGGGATCAGATCTGTTTGAATCAGCTGGTGGTTTTGATCCAGTCAGTACAGAGACCGTCTCTGGGTCAGCCACAGTGGGGGGTTGTAAGGTCACAGTGGTGAACACTCCAGGATTCACTGATATACTTCTGTCTAATAAACAGCTGTACCTGGAGGTCATGAAGTCTATAGTAGAGGCCAGTCCAGGACCACATGCCTTCATCATCGTGGTCAGACTGGGCAGAATCACAGCAGCAGACGTTAAACTGTTTGAGCTACTTCCTAAACTGTTTGACAGAAATGCTCTTCAGTACTCCATGGTGCTTTTCACTCATGAAGACCAACTAGGCAGTCGGTCTATTGATCAGGAGATCCAGTCCAACATAGATGTAAAAAATCTGGTCTCCATGTGTGGTGGTAGATACTGTGTGTTTAACAACAAAGCCAGCAGAAGCAGAGAGCAGGTTAGAAAGTTCCTGAACACAGTAGATGAGATGGTCACAGCTAATGGTGGACAGCACTACACCAATGACATGTTCAGGATGGCTGAGACCTTCTTTAAGGAACAGAGGAACCTgtcaggagagacagcaggagagacaggtcTGTCAGGTAAGCCAGTTCCATCAGGAGAGACAGGTCCATCAGGCAGCAGAGAAGGCAGAAATGTCTGGGAAAGATTTAAGCTTTATTTGCCACATAATGAAAAGGTCCCGATTTTAAGTGCTGCAGGGGCTGCAGAGGCTGCAGGGGCTGTAGGGGCCGCAGTAGCTGCAGGGGCCGCAGGGCTTGCACAGGCTGCAGGGCCTGCAGTTGCCGCAGGTGCTTCACGAGTTGCAGAGGCCGCTGGGGCTGCAGGGGCTGtaggggctgcagtagcttcaggGGCCGCAGGGCTTGCACAGGCTGCAGGGCCTGCAGTTGCCGCAGGTGCTTCACGAGTTGCAGAGGCCGCTGGGGCTGCAGGGGCTGTAGGGGCTGCAGTAGCTGCAGGGGCCGCAGGGCTTGCACAGGCTGCAGGGCCTGCAGTTGCCGCAGGTGCTTCACGAGTTGCAGAGGCCGCTGGGGCTGCAGGGGCTGtaggggctgcagtagcttcaggGGCCGCAGGGCTTGCACAGGCTGCAGGGCCTGCAGTTGCCGCAGGAGCTTCACGGGTTGCAGAGGCCGCTGGGGCTGCAGTGGCTGTAGGGGCCGCAGGGCTTGCACAGGTTGCAGGGCCTGCAGTTGCTGCAGGAGCTTCACGGGTTGTAGAGGCTGCAGAGGCTGCAGGGGCTGTAGGGGTCGCAGTAGCTGCAGGGGCCGCAGGGCTTGCACAGGCTGCAGGGCCTGCAGTTGCCGCAGGAGCTTCACGGGTTGCACAGGCTGCAGTGCCTGCAGTTGCTGCAGGAGCTTCACGGGTTGCAGAGGCCACAGGGGCTGCAGTGGCAGCACGGGCCAAAGGGCTTGCACAGGCTGCAGGGGCTGCAGTGCCTGCAGTTGCTGcaagagcttcacaggttgcacAGGCTGCAGTGCCTGCATTTGCTGCAAGAGCTTCACGGGTTGCAGAGGCCATAGGGCCTGCAgtggctgcagtggctgcacgGGCCAAAGGTCTTGTACAGGCTGCAGGGGCTGCAGTTTCTGGGGCCACAATTGCCGCAGTTGCCGCAGTGGCTGCATGGGTTGGCCGGGCTGTTGGGTCTGGAGAGTCTAAACGGGCTGCACAGGCAGCAGGGGCTGCAGGGTCTGGAGAGTCTAAGTAG